Proteins from a genomic interval of Coregonus clupeaformis isolate EN_2021a chromosome 4, ASM2061545v1, whole genome shotgun sequence:
- the xirp2b gene encoding xin actin-binding repeat-containing protein 2 isoform X1 has translation MAMYLQTAVSKQQDTTFSSEVMEESEVCSVPGGLASIRAQFENQETATLHNISQFHFHRRAVQEVQLNSDVTMRSSSREVIPASQQDIFHQDEQVTHEENSFASSYENNHNDEREEEGPRLTTKELRDHFERTIEEAAPSKPMKIGRADINRSQWASNISQKQVSSSEIQNVSSNAIQNFSSSEINNVSSSDIWEDSATEAIEDTSAIAVDYEDTECFPPPPPEDLEYFPPPPPDLLQVPSESPDMPVECYLSPEPPESAYPSKRPLSRQEYFRQRNQNELKRLYKHIHPEVRKNIEMYSDAAEYENTQQESQEEFTGETRYIYDDNGSSPNDCISPEEEYLEWDEILRGEVQSMRWMFENKPLDAIKDDASNEDGDQNMEQEMIVGSDVRSKAWMFETKHMDALGSDNIASTKYRHKFNKLDKGDVRAAAWLFENQPMETLNKMHGDEELTKEIVFTQEDGSSTIHMLEFQYMETLGHTETIDDSHLLSLRSVLEEIKGEVKTITSTFESQFMCVLIGQSGQMLEITSIRKVETEKGETKTSTWLFETQALDMTNKPSAPVKLVCSLSMEDNYKDVHRGRWLFETKTLDSINKDEWESSMLQKEEIIGADVRKHCLAFETQPMDSLKDDANAGPRTIGGNVRSARHFFETSPKAALKDLNEVGRLKKLVSTEEKGDVRHQKLMFENERLENIRDEKKEIIRTVNFENLTEDQGTSYNADVHRNCMVFETQAMDTLKDDSNARALSKAEIVRGNVRSARHYFETAPADNSKDLAEVGKLQKMVRLDEEKGDVRHQKWVFESQPLEHIQEEKKEIIRTVNLEEIDKVDVSNYKQIFETTDLTRWDESQKILVEGVTCGSVKSNKHLFESTPMYAMQDSSGHYHEVKTVHREEVVKGDVTSCKWMFETSPIDQSDESITNYQVIKGISKEEVESGDVKTAKWLFETQPLDAIKYFSNIEDEETTTKEGVEIIKGDVKTGRWLFETELMNVPYEKDMLKSENESEEIRKGDVKTCTWLFETQALDTIRDETETVLQTCTVNQEDVQGKDVRMARFLFETENLENITGEGESFKRVTEIDIQSGDVNSMKYIFENQSSDIMTSTSEEFMQSLKTTQSTTQSEDIQKGNVVNCKWLFENQSIDAIRHTQEEALETRTVTDVQGGNVDKGRFIFETYSLDKIQEVSSEIDITKLQKITCEEEEKGDVRNYTMMFETQPLYAIQDKDGHYHEVTTVTSEEILKGDVIGSRWLFETKPLDSIRDRDEVYIIKSVTQEDVKKGDVTSAKWRFETQPLDKIAEDIKMSVKTVEDIQGGDVRMNKQRFESDELSQKSVQTVNVSEIQKGDVRTAKWMFETQTMDKIHSQSEENLIETVMKEEVLRGDVRQSVWLFEQNPLDHIKEIDEDDTVVVQEEIPKADVKKTTWLFETTPFHDFNENSVEKSEILGKSIKGTLEELYSQKIVNSKGILIEADEIGDVRMAKYQLMNKDSPEIQREEIISGDLSNIMMNLLNCRERIERGVVIESEEKGNISTTVHQLFNQERDVNVEKEEIVRGDIQEAVNNLLKEGGSAKRGILLQEDEKGDVRMTIYSLLNKEEDIDVEKEDIIKGNIRNALQRLSNPENQEQTRIKVDEKEKGNVNFYSTCIESGALDYLKQLQVEPDETPPEKVEKEEIIRGDIKGTKLILDSNRAQIERTVDEEDIVRGDVHNSVKVFMTEPTLSLDGLQKEEIVRGDLKAAMNSLSQSVNQTVVVEKEEVVRGNIHKARRHLELAQRRPKEVEKPEIVRGNIKGALRSLEKSATSKIEVAIEDFVPGDIKGTLKSLEQAKQTVREIEKEEIVKGNIHTAKQCLQYASNNRRTGQQEIDVQGNVRGTIELLLEPPASPRMTRRPSFEGDVKMSIKSLYETHEVHETGEEQTQPEKEEVIKGDVKGTIKSLLESAQRAAPKIRVGARRVKVPVGSPLRSQQGSPLLRSQQGSPDCSVINKTESETLKNRSKSNEAQRNLQKIKTANSVKTESSTQENQSLSTQTTMNTSESQTTQQSTKVMQHTTITQNHGIKTLETKFRNLNSSRKGMIRLDKTKVKTNVLTPTRTLSESELSLPPPPPPCDDQSSLTPASSINRLDLDLPPPPTPTPPPPVDSEPDHFPPPPPLQDFLPPPPSQHELDSMSSQTPHQSLAKATKVTVKKVKGPALHQVSKLEPTGQIQKIQQATSEKHTTIANKSVVEISKTQIESTSFSSKTVSSEIPKPPESPRPLKKVYVAPIRFTPPPSPPPFMKSTRFKTPLIKAEEKYRKQKVGSTPPATPSPIFMHESVTVALEMLSSEETSMEQSNKSMFGFTQENAEKTVTNVKVDTQSSDFSKHAQISDTPLSTTLISAVNGQNLPESAVISATKHHIVSNETSKVSSVQHQTTSISSTKQQTVTATKQQVTSASTEQSHSAVSSSQVQISTSDAKKVENTKRDVRKDVKNLKTNSQVQISTSDAKKVENTKQNVKNLKTNSQVQISTSDPKKVENTKRDVRKDVKNLKTNSQVQISTSDAKKVENTKQNVKNLKTNSQVQISTSDPKKVENTKRDVRKDVKNLKTNSLVQISTSDAKKVENTKQNVKNLKTNSQVQISTSDPKKVEDTKTDAKKDVKNLKTKDSHKSEDKKNKDNSASHGPEKVSDQPTKTEKVTQETIVKAAKSPSEDKKSDNSVSQAPEKVPSQSIKVEKVTSETNVKTGKKKAKGQEKQVEVKDTKQPDETKKENISQVKDVKVEVKMEVKDVTKVKVSSEQTHHETEDKVKEDSQKALAVNDNQPATPTPARKKKKKKKKKKSSKAKDAAASAESTKSVSESSTQSQEITVVQTHKAHQEEHIQVHKEVIITESKVHQSIQEQETVKVKKQVKACQKKKEVTANHQIQEKPKEEYRNVPVKVESEKITSQSAQKEQCSTGSTEDSQRREHVQKLISHITELEGASGQMDSKSVKTLLNTIPEWLIGSEENIYLEGTAVEHNIQKLTEIVSYVKILANAKLLCLEGTHTTLEKHESEPTSEKIIVGGATKKIRKISISSSKVESQKKVVESKKTSHESKKQELSAKSIDHRAPSPLLQMRSPSPNFITIETTQRTDSPRRITPSPIPMHRPATLPTPPPRILEPPTSRINRATPSPTFSRAENLARIKDTTAQLSRGVTAPPVPLPMQVTENTSEIVESPASFHQQIKIEEQAEETSEVLAKTIVTAKKHKDKKQKKELSEEAQKADVKVTGGRSFHQMDKEDMEASEISEYLMVTTSVRDKREFFEEAQKAAENKTYVRKDPVDIPEHLGQDMEEPKTTNQESKDETQSTSEKVTENSTEVVGSTESTDKELMEASEMSESSIVTRSVSDKREFFEEAQKAEINKTYVRKYPIDILEHLGPAIMEPETENQERKEDVQNTTEQITEKISEEVGFMWEDRWESAAIEAMETSELSDSSAVTSVRDKREFFEETHKAKVNKTYVRKDPIDTPERLGPDMEELEPENQENEKENLPKVDLSGLVNKFETPEEKVYVRKPITMRERCGSEMEYTESDIENTETQEEEMPTFDIKAIKNVFEMSEQSPSFKEEKNQLDELESNLSENTTDSSKQDNTQETQRGSGQISPMPSQKKLQHMSVDPTDFSETKSVTQHFSSFDEFVNKTIGSLSSTTVSQHSKSVTTHRAPFSNADMVKKKVSQVTLSETPDEAFHKTWPESESVFKSLGYSVSEERTSHVVSHQTKTVVTDSSSQVGALHCMSEEGLSDGGSNSGQKKIP, from the exons ATGGCCATGTACCTGCAGACAGCTGTCTCCAAGCAGCAGGACACCACCTTCTCCAGCGAG GTCATGGAGGAGTCTGAGGTTTGTTCTGTGCCTGGGGGGCTCGCCAGCATCAGGGCACAATTCGAGAACCAGGAAACTGCAACATTGCACAACATCTCCCAGTTCCACTTCCACCGCAGAGCTGTGCAG GAAGTTCAATTGAACTCTGACGTGACAATGAGGAGCAGTTCCAGGGAAGTCATCCCAGCCTCTCAGCAGGATATTTTCCATCAGGATGAACAG GTCACACATGAAGAAAACAGCTTTGCCTCCAGCTATGAAAACAACCATAATGATGAAAGAG AGGAGGAAGGTCCTAGACTTACAACCAAGGAATTAAGAGATCACTTTGAGAGAACCATTGAAGAAGCTGCCCCAAGCAAGCCAATGAAG ATTGGCCGAGCTGACATCAATAGGTCTCAGTGGGCCTCAAATATATCACAAAAACAGGTCTCATCAAGTGAGATACAAAATGTATCATCAAATGCAATACAGAATTTCTCTTCAAGTGAGATAAATAATGTCTCATCAAGTGATATATGGGAAGATTCTGCTACTGAAGCGATAGAGGACACATCTGCTATTGCAGTTGACTACGAGGACACAGAATGTTTCCCTCCACCACCTCCAGAAGATTTAGAGTACTTCCCACCTCCACCCCCAGACTTACTGCAGGTCCCATCAGAAAGTCCAGATATGCCAGTAGAGTGCTACTTATCACCTGAGCCCCCGGAATCAGCTTACCCCTCTAAACGTCCACTCAGTAGACAGGAATACTTCAGACAGAGAAACCAAAATGAGTTGAAGCGCCTTTACAAGCATATCCATCCTGAGGTTCGTAAAAACATAGAGATGTATAGTGATGCGGCTGAGTATGAGAACACCCAACAAGAGAGTCAGGAGGAGTTCACAGGGGAGACCAGGTATATATACGACGATAATGGTAGCAGCCCCAACGACTGCATTAGCCCAGAAGAAGAATACCTGGAATGGGATGAGATCCTCAGAGGGGAGGTGCAGTCAATGCGCTGGATGTTTGAGAACAAACCTCTGGATGCCATCAAAGATGATGCCTCAAATGAGGATGGAGACCAAAACATGGAACAGGAGATGATTGTTGGGAGTGATGTAAGAAGCAAAGCTTGGATGTTTGAGACCAAGCACATGGATGCATTGGGATCAGACAACATAGCTTCAACTAAATATAGACACAAATTCAATAAGTTGGACAAAGGAGATGTCCGTGCTGCAGCCTGGTTGTTTGAAAACCAGCCCATGGAGACCCTGAACAAAATGCATGGCGATGAAGAGCTAACCAAAGAGATAGTGTTTACCCAGGAAGATGGCAGCTCTACCATACACATGCTTGAATTTCAGTACATGGAAACTTTAGGTCATACTGAGACCATTGATGACAGTCACCTCCTGAGTCTGAGATCAGTGCTTGAGGAAATAAAGGGAGAAGTGAAGACTATCACAAGCACATTTGAGTCTCAGTTTATGTGCGTCCTCATCGGACAGTCAGGCCAGATGTTGGAGATAACATCTATACGCAAAGTGGAGACTGAGAAGGGGGAAACTAAAACATCAACCTGGCTTTTTGAAACCCAAGCCCTGGACATGACTAATAAACCCTCTGCCCCAGTGAAACTTGTGTGTAGCCTGTCCATGGAAGACAACTATAAAGATGTTCACCGGGGTAGATGGTTGTTTGAGACAAAGACTTTAGACTCCATTAACAAAGATGAATGGGAAAGCTCAATGCTGCAAAAGGAAGAGATAATCGGAGCTGATGTTCGAAAACATTGCTTAGCGTTTGAAACTCAGCCAATGGATTCCCTGAAAGATGATGCAAATGCTGGACCCCGGACTATCGGTGGTAATGTTAGATCTGCAAGACACTTCTTTGAGACTAGTCCCAAGGCAGCTTTGAAGGACCTCAATGAGGTAGGGAGGCTCAAAAAGTTAGTGTCAACTGAAGAGAAGGGTGATGTAAGACACCAAAAATTGATGTTTGAGAATGAACGACTAGAGAACATAAGAGACGAGAAGAAGGAGATTATTCGTACTGTGAACTTCGAAAATCTCACTGAAGATCAAGGTACAAGCTACAACGCAGATGTCCATAGGAATTGCATGGTATTTGAGACTCAGGCAATGGATACTTTGAAAGATGATTCAAATGCTAGAGCCTTGTCTAAGGCGGAAATTGTCAGAGGTAATGTCAGATCAGCAAGACATTACTTTGAAACCGCTCCAGCTGACAATTCAAAAGACCTTGCTGAGGTTGGCAAACTACAAAAAATGGTGAGACTTGATGAAGAGAAGGGGGATGTGAGACACCAGAAATGGGTTTTCGAAAGTCAACCCCTGGAGCACATTCAAGAGGAAAAGAAGGAAATAATTCGAACCGTTAACCTGGAGGAAATCGATAAAGTGGATGTCTCAAACTACAAGCAAATATTTGAAACCACAGACTTAACCAGATGGGATGAATCACAAAAGATACTTGTGGAGGGTGTAACATGTGGCTCTGTGAAATCTAACAAACATCTGTTTGAGTCTACACCAATGTATGCCATGCAAGACAGCTCTGGCCATTACCATGAGGTAAAAACAGTGCATCGGGAAGAGGTTGTCAAGGGAGACGTAACTAGCTGCAAATGGATGTTTGAAACAAGCCCCATTGACCAGTCTGATGAAAGTATCACTAATTATCAAGTTATTAAGGGAATATCCAAAGAAGAAGTTGAGTCTGGTGATGTTAAAACTGCCAAGTGGCTGTTTGAAACACAGCCTCTTGATGCAATAAAATACTTCAGCAATATTGAAGACGAGGAAACTACAACTAAGGAAGGTGTTGAGATTATAAAAGGTGATGTTAAAACCGGTAGGTGGTTATTTGAGACTGAACTAATGAATGTCCCATATGAGAAGGATATGTTGAAGAGTGAAAATGAGAGTGAGGAGATACGCAAAGGAGATGTAAAAACCTGCACATGGTTGTTTGAGACACAGGCACTTGACACTATCCGAGATGAAACAGAAACTGTTCTACAAACATGCACTGTGAATCAAGAAGATGTCCAGGGCAAAGATGTACGCATGGCTCGTTTTCTATTTGAGACAGAGAATCTTGAAAACATCACAGGGGAAGGTGAGAGCTTTAAGAGGGTTACTGAGATAGACATTCAGTCAGGAGATGTCAATAGTATGAAGTATATCTTTGAGAATCAGTCCTCTGATATCATGACCTCAACATCTGAGGAGTTCATGCAAAGTCTCAAAACTACACAATCAACTACACAATCAGAGGACATCCAGAAAGGAAATGTGGTGAACTGCAAATGGCTCTTTGAGAACCAATCCATAGATGCCatacgtcatacccaagaagaggcTCTGGAGACCCGCACTGTGACTGATGTACAAGGAGGTAATGTGGACAAAGGTCGTTTCATTTTTGAGACATACTCCTTGGACAAAATCCAGGAGGTTTCCTCAGAGATAGATATTACAAAGTTGCAGAAAATAACttgtgaggaggaagagaaaggggaTGTGAGGAACTATACCATGATGTTTGAAACTCAGCCTCTTTATGCCATTCAAGACAAAGACGGCCATTATCATGAGGTCACCACTGTCACAAGCGAGGAGATATTGAAGGGTGATGTGATCGGGTCCCGGTGGTTGTTTGAAACCAAGCCTCTTGATTCTATCAGGGATAGAGATGAGGTCTATATCATCAAATCTGTCACACAGGAGGATGTTAAGAAAGGAGATGTTACTTCAGCCAAGTGGAGATTTGAAACACAGCCACTTGATAAGATTGCAGAGGACATAAAAATGTCAGTTAAAACTGTTGAAGATATTCAAGGAGGAGATGTTAGAATGAATAAACAGCGTTTTGAATCTGATGAGCTGTCACAGAAGTCTGTGCAAACAGTTAATGTGAGTGAAATCCAAAAAGGTGATGTCAGGACAGCAAAATGGATGTTTGAAACTCAAACAATGGATAAAATACATAGCCAGAGCGAAGAGAATTTAATAGAAACAGTCATGAAAGAGGAGGTGTTAAGGGGAGATGTTAGACAATCAGTGTGGCTCTTTGAACAGAATCCCCTTGACCATATAAAGGAGATAGATGAGGATGATACAGTAGTTGTTCAAGAGGAAATCCCCAAAGCCGATGTAAAGAAAACAACATGGCTGTTTGAAACAACTCCGTTCCATGACTTTAATGAGAACAGTGTTGAGAAGTCGGAAATCCTGGGTAAAAGTATCAAAGGAACCCTTGAGGAACTTTATAGCCAGAAAATTGTTAATTCAAAAGGAATACTCATTGAAGCAGATGAAATTGGGGACGTTAGAATGGCAAAATACCAGCTAATGAATAAGGATTCTCCAGAGATCCAAAGAGAGGAAATCATCAGCGGGGATCTGAGCAACATTATGATGAATCTTTTGAACTGTCGGGAAAGAATTGAGAGGGGGGTAGTGATAGAGTCAGAAGAGAAGGGTAATATCAGTACAACAGTGCATCAACTGTTCAACCAAGAGAGGGACGTAAATGTGGAAAAGGAGGAAATAGTAAGAGGTGACATCCAGGAAGCTGTAAACAATCTTCTCAAGGAGGGAGGATCTGCTAAACGTGGTATACTCCTTCAAGAGGATGAGAAGGGAGATGTGCGAATGACTATATATTCTCTTCTAAATAAAGAAGAGGACATCGATGTTGAAAAGGAGGATATAATCAAAGGCAATATAAGGAATGCACTCCAAAGACTATCCAACCCAGAAAACCAGGAGCAGACGAGGATAAAGGTGGATGAGAAAGAAAAGGGAAACGTGAACTTTTACTCCACCTGCATTGAATCTGGGGCGCTTGACTATCTCAAACAACTCCAGGTAGAGCCAGATGAGACACCACCTGAAAAGGTAGAGAAAGAGGAGATTATTAGAGGAGATATAAAGGGGACAAAACTCATTCTTGACAGTAATCGAGCACAAATTGAACGTACAGTAGATGAAGAGGACATAGTGCGCGGAGATGTTCACAACTCAGTCAAGGTTTTCATGACTGAACCCACACTCTCACTGGATGGCCTACAGAAAGAGGAAATTGTGAGGGGTGATTTGAAAGCAGCTATGAACTCGCTGTCTCAGTCTGTAAATCAGACAGTGGTtgtagagaaagaggaggtggtaAGAGGTAACATACACAAAGCCCGAAGGCACCTTGAATTGGCCCAAAGACGGCCCAAGGAGGTGGAAAAGCCAGAGATTGTCCGCGGCAACATCAAAGGGGCACTGAGGTCCCTAGAGAAATCTGCAACCTCCAAAATTGAAGTTGCCATCGAAGATTTTGTACCTGGAGACATCAAAGGGACCTTAAAATCCCTGGAGCAGGCAAAGCAAACAGTCAGGGAGATCGAGAAGGAAGAGATTGTAAAGGGTAACATTCATACAGCCAAGCAGTGTTTACAATATGCTTCTAATAACAGGAGGACAGGCCAACAGGAAATTGATGTTCAGGGAAATGTGAGAGGCACTATTGAGCTCTTATTGGAACCACCAGCTTCTCCAAGAATGACACGGAGACCCAGCTTCGAGGGTGATGTGAAAATGTCCATTAAGTCACTCTACGAGACACATGAGGTGCATGAGACGGGGGAGGAACAAACTCAaccagagaaagaggaggtgatAAAGGGTGACGTTAAAGGCACAATCAAATCCTTGCTGGAATCAGCACAGCGTGCAGCTCCTAAAATCAGAGTGGGAGCTAGAAGGGTCAAAGTTCCTGTGGGATCTCCATTGCGCTCACAGCAAGGAAGCCCTCTATTACGTTCACAGCAAGGTAGCCCTGATTGTTCTGTTATAAACAAAACTGAGAGTGAGACACTTAAAAATAGGTCTAAAAGCAATGAAGCACAAAGAAACTTACAAAAAATAAAGACGGCTAATTCAGTCAAAACTGAGAGCTCAACACAAGAGAATCAATCCCTCTCAACTCAAACCACAATGAATACATCTGAATCACAGACTACTCAACAATCAACAAAAGTAATgcaacacacaaccatcactcAAAACCATGGTATTAAAACTTTGGAGACTAAGTTCCGTAACCTCAATTCAAGTAGAAAGGGTATGATCAGACTAGATAAAACCAAAGTGAAAACAAATGTTCTTACCCCAACACGGACATTGTCTGAGTCTGAACTTTCTCTTcctcccccacctccaccatgtGATGATCAATCATCCCTAACCCCAGCCTCCTCTATCAATAGGCTGGACTTGGACCTTCCGCCTCCCCCAACTCCTACTCCCCCACCACCTGTTGACTCTGAGCCTGATCatttccctcctcctccaccattaCAGGATTTCCTTCCACCCCCACCCTCACAGCATGAACTGGACTCTATGTCATCCCAGACACCTCATCAATCACTAGCAAAAGCCACAAAAGTTACTGTCAAAAAGGTGAAAGGTCCTGCATTGCACCAAGTGTCAAAACTTGAGCCAACCGGTCAGATTCAGAAAATTCAACAGGCAACCTCAGAGAAACATACAACCATAGCCAACAAATCTGTGGTGGAAATCAGCAAAACTCAAATCGAATCAACATCATTTTCATCAAAAACAGTTTCATCTGAAATCCCAAAACCACCAGAATCACCACGACCATTAAAGAAGGTTTATGTCGCCCCTATAAGATttactcctccaccctctcctcctcccttcatgAAATCCACTAGATTCAAAACTCCATTAATAAAGGCAGAGGAAAAATACAGAAAACAGAAAGTGGGTAGTACACCCCCTGCTACACCGAGTCCCATTTTCATGCATGAGTCAGTCACTGTTGCCCTTGAAATGCTCTCCTCTGAGGAGACCAGTATGGAGCAATCAAACAAGAGCATGTTTGGTTTCACTCAAGAGAATGCTGAAAAGACTGTGACCAATGTCAAGGTAGACACACAGTCATCTGATTTTTCCAAGCATGCCCAAATCTCAGATACTCCTTTAAGCACGACTTTGATATCTGCTGTGAATGGGCAAAATCTCCCTGAATCTGCTGTTATTTCTGCAACTAAACACCATATTGTCTCTAATGAGACATCCAAAGTCTCCTCCGTTCAGCACCAGACCACATCTATTTCCTCCACAAAGCAACAGACAGTTACTGCAACTAAACAACAGGTAACGTCAGCATCCACCGAGCAGTCACACTCTGCTGTAAGTAGCTCTCAAGTCCAGATCTCGACCAGTGATGCTAAAAAGGTTGAAAATACAAAAAGAGATGTCAGGAAAGATGTAAAAAACCTCAAAACCAACTCTCAAGTCCAGATCTCAACCAGTGATGCTAAAAAGGttgaaaatacaaaacaaaatgtaaaaaacCTAAAAACCAACTCTCAAGTCCAGATCTCAACCAGTGATCCTAAAAAGGTTGAAAATACAAAAAGAGATGTCAGGAAAGATGTAAAAAACCTAAAAACCAACTCTCAAGTCCAGATCTCAACCAGTGATGCTAAAAAGGttgaaaatacaaaacaaaatgtaaaaaacCTAAAAACCAACTCTCAAGTCCAGATCTCAACCAGTGATCCTAAAAAGGTTGAAAATACAAAAAGAGATGTCAGGAAAGATGTAAAAAACCTCAAAACCAACTCTCTAGTCCAGATCTCAACCAGTGATGCTAAAAAGGttgaaaatacaaaacaaaatgtaaaaaacCTAAAAACCAACTCTCAAGTCCAGATCTCAACCAGTGATCCTAAAAAGGTAGAAGATACAAAAACAGACGCCAAGAAAGATGTCAAAAATCTAAAAACTAAAGATTCCCATAAATCTGAGGACAAGAAGAACAAGGATAATTCTGCATCCCATGGACCCGAAAAGGTTTCTGACCAGCCTACCAAAACAGAAAAGGTAACCCAAGAAACAATTGTCAAAGCAGCCAAATCACCCTCGGAAGACAAAAAAAGTGATAATTCTGTATCACAAGCACCTGAGAAAGTTCCTAGTCAGTCTATCAAAGTAGAAAAGGTAACCTCAGAAACTAATGTCAAAACAGGCAAAAAGAAGGCCAAAGGGCAAGAAAAGCAAGTAGAAGTAAAAGACACGAAACAACCAGATGAAACTAAGAAGGAAAACATTTCACAGGTGAAGGATGTAAAGGTGGAAGTGAAGATGGAAGTGAAGGATGTCACTAAGGTGAAGGTTTCTAGTGAGCAAACACATCATGAGACTGAGGACAAGGTCAAGGAGGACAGTCAGAAAGCTCTTGCTGTTAATGACAACCAACCAGCAACTCCAACTCCCgcaagaaagaagaagaagaagaagaagaagaagaagagctcAAAAGCTAAAGATGCGGCTGCCTCTGCAGAATCAACTAAATCTGTTTCTGAAAGTTCCACTCAAAGTCAGGAGATCACTGTAGTGCAGACACACAAAGCCCATCAAGAGGAGCACATTCAGGTACATAAGGAAGTGATTATCACTGAAAGCAAAGTTCATCAAAGTATCCAGGAACAAGAAACAGTTAAAGTAAAAAAACAAGTCAAGGCATGTCAAAAGAAGAAAGAGGTGACAGCAAACCATCAGATTCAAGAGAAACCAAAGGAGGAATACAGAAATGTTCCAGTGAAAGTGGAAAGTGAAAAAATTACGAGCCAGTCAGCACAAAAGGAACAGTGCTCAACAGGGAGCACTGAGGATTCTCAAAGACGTGAACATGTCCAGAAGTTAATCTCACATATAACAGAGTTAGAGGGAGCTTCAGGACAAATGGATTCTAAATCTGTGAAAACATTGCTCAATACTATTCCAGAGTGGCTCATTGGTTCAGAGGAAAATATTTATTTGGAGGGAACTGCAGTTGAACATAATATACAAAAGCTTACAGAAATTGTTTCATATGTGAAAATACTAGCAAACGCAAAGCTGTTGTGTTTAGAGGGCACCCACACTACTCTGGAGAAGCATGAGAGTGAACCTACTTCTGAAAAGATCATTGTTGGTGGTGCAACAAAAAAAATACGTAAGATAAGTATTAGCTCTTCGAAAGTTGAAAGTCAAAAGAAAGTTGTGGAAAGCAAAAAGACATCACATGAAAGCAAAAAGCAAGAGTTGAGTGCAAAATCTATTGATCATAGAGCACCGTCACCCTTACTACAGATGCGCTCACCCTCACCCAACTTTATTACCATTGAAACTACCCAGAGAACGGACTCACCTCGGAGAATAACCCCATCACCTATCCCAATGCACAGACCAGCCACTCTCCCAACACCTCCCCCTCGCATATTGGAACCTCCTACATCACGCATCAATAGGGCCACACCCTCTCCCACTTTTTCTAGAGCAGAGAACTTGGCACGGATAAAAGATACTACAGCCCAGCTTTCCCGTGGAGTGACGGCACCTCCAGTTCCTCTTCCTATGCAAGTCACAGAAAATACATCTGAGATTGTGGAATCCCCCGCATCATTCCATCAGCAGATCAAAATTGAGGAACAGGCTGAGGAAACTTCAGAAGTGTTAGCCAAGACAATTGTCACTGCCAAAAAACACaaagacaaaaaacaaaaaaaagaattATCTGAAGAGGCTCAAAAGGCTGATGTGAAGGTCACAGGTGGAAGATCATTCCATCAAATGGATAAAGAAGACATGGAAGCTTCAGAAATCTCAGAGTATTTAATGGTGACTACATCAGTGAGAGACAAGAGGGAGTTTTTTGAAGAAGCTCAAAAAGCTGCAGAAAATAAGACTTATGTGCGAAAGGATCCCGTTGACATCCCGGAGCACTTGGGCCAAGACATGGAGGAgcccaaaacaacaaaccaagagAGTAAGGATGAAACACAAAGCACATCTGAGAAGGTCACAGAGAACAGCACTGAAGTAGTGGGATCTACAGAGTCAACTGATAAAGAATTGATGGAAGCTTCAGAAATGTCAGAGTCATCAATAGTGACTAGATCAGTGAGCGACAAGAGAGAGTTTTTTGAAGAGGCacaaaaagctgaaataaataagaCTTATGTACGAAAATACCCTATTGATATCCTAGAGCACTTAGGTCCAGCCATTATGGAGCCCGAAACAGAAAACCAAGAGAGGAAGGAAGATGTACAAAACACAACTGAGCAAATCACAGAGAAAATCTCTGAAGAAGTGGGATTTATGTGGGAAGACCGGTGGGAGTCAGCTGCCATAGAGGCTATGGAAACTTCTGAATTGTCAGACTCATCAGCAGTGACATCagtgagagacaagagagagttTTTTGAAGAGACTCATAAAGCTAAAGTAAATAAGACGTATGTGCGAAAGGATCCCATTGATACCCCTGAGCGCTTGGGTCCAGACATGGAGGAGCTCGAACCAGAAAACcaagagaatgagaaagagaacCTTCCAAAGGTTGACTTGTCTGGATTAGTCAACAAATTTGAAACACCAGAAGAGAAAGTTTATGTCAGAAAGCCTATCACAATGAGAGAAAGATGTGGGAGTGAGATGGAATACACAGAGTCTGACATAGAAAATACAGAAACTCAAGAGGAGGAAATGCCTACTTTTGACATCAAGGCTATTAAAAATGTTTTTGAAATGAGTGAGCAAAGTCCATCTTTCAAAGAAGAGAAAAATCAACTGGATGAGCTGGAGTCAAACCTGAGTGAAAACACAACAGACAGTTCAAAACAGGATAACACCCAGGAGACACAGAGGGGCTCCGGGCAGATCTCGCCCATGCCTTCCCAGAAAAAATTGCAACACATGTCAGTAGACCCAACAGACTTTTCTGAAACCAAGTCAGTCACACAGCATTTCTCGAGCTTCGATGAATTCGTCAACAAGACAATTGGATCACTGAGCAGCACAACTGTGTCCCAGCACTCAAAGAGCGTAACAACCCACCGTGCCCCCTTCTCAAATGCTGACATGGTAAAAAAAAAGGTTTCTCAGGTGACGCTGTCTGAAACCCCTGATGAGGCTTTCCACAAAACATGGCCGGAGAGTGAGAGTGTTTTCAAGAGTCTCGGCTACAGTGTCTCGGAGGAGAGAACATCACATGTTGTGTCACATCAAACGAAGACTGTTGTTACTG ACTCAAGTTCCCAAGTCGGAGCTTTGCACTGTATGTCGGAGGAGGGTCTATCCGATGGAGGCTCTAATAGCGGACAGAAAAAAATTCCATAA